Part of the Peptococcaceae bacterium genome, ACTCGGGCAAATATATTTGATGTTCTTGCCATAATGAACACCTCCTATTCTGATATTATTATGCCCGATTGTATTGCGGAATGCAATCGGTTAGCTAAAATGTTATAGAATCAACAGCCCACGTTCGTCTCATAGACGCTCGCACCCATATCGCAGCCGCAGCGAATCGCACGGTCAAGAGCCATGATCAGTGCCACCGCACCGTCAATCCGCTCGGTGCTTTTCTCTTTATCTGGCTTAATATTTCCGGCGGGATCAGTGCGGATAAAAATATTATCCATCATCCAGCGCAGAACCGGATGGCCGCCATGGGCTATTTTTTCTTCCAGTGTCAGTTTCTGTAATCTTGCGCATAAAACAGTACTGGCAAGAAGGATTTCTTTGCACAATCGTTTTCTAAAAGATGATCCCCAACCCTCTCCAATTTGCTAAAATATTTGCAGTTTCTTTGGGGAGGTTATTATTTTGCAAATTCCTTGGATTCTGCCAGTTAAGCTATCAACCTATGCAAAAGACAGATACTCAGTGGTTTTCCCTGTACTAACTAAATGCCCCTGTTGCCATTCTGCAGTCAAACTAAAACGACATGGCTTCTATGAACGCAATGCCCTGGCCGGCAAACGGTGTTACCGTATCTGCATCTGCCGCTACCTGTGTCCTGCCTGCTTAAAGACGATATCTCTTTTACCTTGGTTTCTTCTGCCATATTTCCAATACAACCGCAACACCATTTTAAAAAGCCTGCGGGAGCGTTTCCAAAAAACAACTACTGCCATTGGGCGCCAGCTAGCCGCCTTTTACCATAAGCGATTCTTAGCTAATATCCCCGCCATCGTTAGCGCCCTAAGAGAACAGCACTGGCGAGAGCAACTTCCGGCAGATAAAAATAAAGGGGCCATAAAGATAGTCAACCGGTTAAACTCCACTTGAGCAAGTGAAACGACCTTGGCAGAGGTCAGTAGTTTATCCAACCGGGTCTTGGCTAACTTTATGGCAAGATCATTTTAACATAATTCCACATCCATTCGGCAAATTTATTTGATCCACACAATATTTGCGTGGTGGTAATGGCCCTTTTCCCATATAATTTTCATCGTGGGGTTAACCGGTTATCCTCCAATACTCTACTCTATTGGAGGTGCGAAATGGCTTTGAACGAAGAACAAAAAATGGAAGTCGCTCTTTTTCGCTTTGGCCTGATTGCTCCCCTGCTAAACAACCAGGTGGATGATCCAAAGGCCTACCTGGAGCGGATTTCCAGTCTGGTACACGATGTCCCTTACTACGGGAAAAAAGAATACTGTGAAAAAACCTTTCGCCGTTGGCTTTGGGACTACCGCAAAAACAACCTGGAAGGGCTCAAGCCCCAGAACCGTAAGGATAAGGGCAGCTCAAGGGTGATTTCTGAAGTACTTGCTGAGAAAATTATTGCTTTCAGACATGAAAACCCGGGCTTGAGCGTAATGCTTCTTTATGACCAAATGGCTAAAGATGGGCTCATTTTGCGCTCTAAGGTTTCTTATCATTCGGTCTACCGTTTTCTCAAGAAGAAAAACCTGGCCAAGCCACTGGTGGACAAGGTTGTGGCTAAGGACCGCAAGCGCTTTGCCTACGATGAGGTAAACCGGATGTGGCAGGGTGACATGATGGCGGGACCTTATGTGTTGGTTAATGGCAGGAAGAAGCCCACTTATCTTTTTGCCTTTATCGATGACTGCTCCCGCGTGGTTACTTTCGCCCAGTTTTCTTTCGAACAAAATTTCGAGGTCATGAAAAAAGTCTATATTGAGGCGGTTATACGCCGGGGTATTCCCAAGATTGTCTACCTGGATAACGGGAAGGTTTACCGCTCGCAATTGTTTCACTTGGCCTGCGCTCAAATGGGCACCACGGTTTCCCATACCCAGCC contains:
- a CDS encoding phage terminase family protein, with product MCKEILLASTVLCARLQKLTLEEKIAHGGHPVLRWMMDNIFIRTDPAGNIKPDKEKSTERIDGAVALIMALDRAIRCGCDMGASVYETNVGC
- a CDS encoding DUF6431 domain-containing protein, which gives rise to MQIPWILPVKLSTYAKDRYSVVFPVLTKCPCCHSAVKLKRHGFYERNALAGKRCYRICICRYLCPACLKTISLLPWFLLPYFQYNRNTILKSLRERFQKTTTAIGRQLAAFYHKRFLANIPAIVSALREQHWREQLPADKNKGAIKIVNRLNST
- a CDS encoding DDE-type integrase/transposase/recombinase, translated to MNEEQKMEVALFRFGLIAPLLNNQVDDPKAYLERISSLVHDVPYYGKKEYCEKTFRRWLWDYRKNNLEGLKPQNRKDKGSSRVISEVLAEKIIAFRHENPGLSVMLLYDQMAKDGLILRSKVSYHSVYRFLKKKNLAKPLVDKVVAKDRKRFAYDEVNRMWQGDMMAGPYVLVNGRKKPTYLFAFIDDCSRVVTFAQFSFEQNFEVMKKVYIEAVIRRGIPKIVYLDNGKVYRSQLFHLACAQMGTTVSHTQPYDAPSKGKIERFFRTVRERFLPLLSYPVTSLDELNRAFGKWLEEDYHRRVHSSLGMSPLDKYLSLVNQVKFARKPDLIRELFLKREYRRVHNDATVSIGGRLFEVPSTLIGQKVEVRFELNDLSKILIYTNDKFVGQGLPVQLADNARVRRKRSENDTSPQVLSFHTALLQKESGR